The following proteins come from a genomic window of Yinghuangia sp. ASG 101:
- a CDS encoding inositol monophosphatase family protein, producing the protein MRGPLLGIPVLPRLRDSGGSPLTGKPSVLLDIARETVSLAEEYILRHRPTCVTVKGDRDTVTDVDIAVERLVRDTLSRRTPGVAFLGEEEGAHGGDGRTGWVLDPVDGTANFVRALPLCGISLAFIDHGAPVVGAITLPFLSRRYWAAVRLGAWRDGVPIRCAEISDASEAVIAVGDYGTGHDAGLRNDAAFALHRHLACRVQRLRMLGSAAVDLAFVADGTLDASITFGNAPWDMAAGTVIAREAGALVLDSDGSRHTRSSRTTLALAPGLRAPVLTAVRAATIGTPYAPMNHREEEKSC; encoded by the coding sequence ATGCGTGGGCCGCTGCTTGGAATTCCTGTTCTCCCGCGGCTCCGCGACTCAGGAGGTTCCCCTCTGACCGGGAAGCCATCCGTCCTGCTCGACATCGCGCGTGAGACCGTTTCCCTCGCCGAGGAGTACATCCTCCGCCACCGCCCCACCTGCGTGACGGTCAAGGGGGACCGCGACACGGTCACCGATGTCGACATCGCCGTCGAACGCCTGGTCCGCGACACCCTCAGTCGCCGTACCCCCGGTGTCGCCTTCCTCGGCGAGGAGGAGGGGGCCCACGGAGGCGACGGTCGGACCGGGTGGGTTCTGGACCCCGTCGACGGCACCGCGAACTTCGTACGGGCCCTACCGCTGTGCGGCATTTCGCTGGCGTTTATCGATCACGGGGCACCGGTCGTTGGGGCCATCACGCTGCCGTTCCTGTCCCGCCGGTACTGGGCCGCCGTGCGCCTCGGAGCGTGGCGCGACGGGGTCCCGATCCGCTGCGCCGAGATCAGCGACGCCAGCGAGGCCGTCATCGCCGTCGGCGACTACGGCACCGGTCACGATGCAGGTCTACGCAATGACGCCGCCTTCGCACTGCACCGTCACCTCGCCTGCCGTGTCCAACGGCTGCGCATGCTCGGATCGGCTGCGGTCGATCTCGCGTTCGTCGCCGACGGCACCCTCGACGCGTCGATCACCTTCGGCAACGCCCCCTGGGACATGGCCGCCGGGACCGTCATCGCCCGCGAAGCCGGCGCCCTCGTGCTGGACTCCGACGGCAGCCGCCACACACGCTCCTCGCGCACCACCCTTGCCCTGGCACCGGGATTGCGCGCACCCGTCCTCACCGCCGTACGAGCCGCCACCATCGGCACCCCGTACGCACCCATGAACCATCGGGAAGAGGAGAAATCATGCTGA
- a CDS encoding AAA family ATPase — MIVQLAGLPGAGKTTVAEALAERLGDRAVHLDKDRVRNAHFGILTEYTRSQDDFCMELVYATAAWHLSRRTNMIVILDGRTCSRRYQINRTREFARYTAHPLHVIECVCREETAHARLARGTDQHPAANRDFALYQRLRDTSEPLVIDRLRLDTDQPVAQCVGRCLEFLFSRGSATQEVPL, encoded by the coding sequence GTGATCGTGCAGCTCGCAGGTCTTCCCGGCGCGGGGAAGACAACCGTGGCTGAAGCTCTCGCGGAGCGTCTGGGCGACCGAGCGGTGCACCTGGACAAAGACCGCGTCCGCAATGCGCATTTCGGCATCCTCACCGAGTACACCCGCAGCCAGGACGACTTCTGCATGGAACTCGTCTACGCAACTGCGGCATGGCACCTGAGCCGGCGTACCAACATGATCGTGATCCTTGACGGCCGGACCTGCTCACGCCGCTACCAGATCAACAGGACCCGCGAATTCGCCCGGTACACGGCACACCCCCTGCACGTCATCGAGTGCGTCTGCCGTGAAGAGACTGCCCATGCGCGCCTCGCGAGGGGCACCGACCAGCACCCGGCCGCCAACCGCGATTTCGCTCTGTACCAACGGCTCAGGGACACGTCCGAGCCCCTGGTCATCGACCGGCTGCGCCTCGACACCGACCAGCCAGTAGCCCAATGCGTGGGCCGCTGCTTGGAATTCCTGTTCTCCCGCGGCTCCGCGACTCAGGAGGTTCCCCTCTGA
- a CDS encoding aminoglycoside phosphotransferase family protein translates to MPSSETSPVPTRMLADLRRALDTGEHDDTEAEWGLRSLSGARNNHAYAWTTPEDTPACVKLYRTDERRRAEREWAALQLLAAHEIHEVPAPLWLSLSSTRPAVAMTWVSGTPLLDAADRATALKGLAATTHRIHAVPLTGLLAGLDRVDSIGHYIQRLTDVWPDQLAAASDDPLTRHMQYLLDRWHASDDATLLSRPAPGVLSRGDANLLNWLTTDTGTACVDFEYAGRGDTATDAADLVEHISARTTDDAIWEELLPDLGITSANTPRFRAAQRTCALRWLAVLWKQRHRRTEEFTNQHQRVQEQLLHAKRAR, encoded by the coding sequence TTGCCGTCCTCGGAAACGAGCCCCGTCCCGACCCGCATGCTCGCCGACCTGCGGCGCGCGCTCGACACCGGGGAACACGACGACACCGAAGCAGAATGGGGCCTGCGGTCGCTCAGCGGCGCGCGCAACAACCACGCCTACGCCTGGACCACGCCCGAGGACACGCCTGCCTGCGTCAAGCTCTACCGCACGGATGAGCGCCGCCGTGCCGAACGCGAATGGGCAGCTCTTCAACTCCTCGCCGCCCACGAGATCCACGAAGTTCCCGCACCACTGTGGCTGTCGCTCTCATCGACCCGGCCCGCGGTCGCTATGACCTGGGTCAGCGGAACCCCGCTGCTCGACGCCGCCGACCGAGCGACCGCGCTCAAGGGCCTCGCTGCAACCACCCACAGGATTCACGCCGTCCCGCTCACCGGTCTACTGGCTGGCCTTGACCGCGTCGACTCCATTGGTCACTACATCCAACGACTCACCGACGTCTGGCCCGACCAACTCGCCGCCGCGTCCGACGATCCGCTCACCAGGCACATGCAGTACCTCCTCGACCGCTGGCACGCCAGCGACGACGCCACCCTGCTCAGCCGCCCCGCGCCCGGCGTCCTATCCCGCGGCGACGCCAACCTGCTCAACTGGCTCACCACGGATACCGGCACCGCTTGCGTCGACTTCGAATACGCAGGACGAGGAGACACAGCCACCGACGCAGCAGACCTCGTCGAGCACATCAGCGCGCGCACCACCGATGACGCCATCTGGGAAGAACTCCTCCCCGACCTTGGCATCACCTCAGCGAACACTCCACGCTTCCGCGCCGCACAACGCACGTGCGCACTGCGCTGGCTTGCCGTCCTGTGGAAGCAACGGCACCGCCGCACCGAGGAATTCACCAACCAGCACCAGCGGGTTCAAGAGCAACTTCTGCACGCGAAGCGCGCACGGTGA
- a CDS encoding nucleotidyltransferase family protein has product MPQRSTDHPPDPLRPVSGSADRPADPNSAVLRTICAPGPSADSALAELLEDPDLEWGALLATAVDNKAVCLLADHLARIPRPRALSWHMARLLESSLRTNRYKTTVFRRETLRVLDALHDAGLRALALHGIAVESRLYGGRGARQFSDADILLAPEDHAPAITVLHGLGYRVAHHGRALALTLDDPIVPRVTVDLTQSLAHTNDPAELRHSLDRSISWPLPDGCSRLAVLSDLDALAHHLARLASSHRWSGYADAIRSFHSCGPDSFQLLAFVLPSPARDGWDQLRREWPDLPDDPIAALHDDVTTRGDQP; this is encoded by the coding sequence ATGCCGCAACGCAGCACCGACCATCCCCCCGACCCACTCCGCCCCGTGAGTGGGTCAGCCGATCGGCCCGCCGACCCTAACTCCGCTGTGCTGCGCACAATTTGCGCACCCGGCCCATCGGCGGACAGTGCGCTCGCGGAACTTCTGGAAGACCCCGACCTTGAGTGGGGAGCCCTACTGGCCACGGCCGTCGACAACAAGGCGGTCTGCCTGCTCGCTGACCATCTGGCACGCATCCCACGCCCACGTGCCCTTTCATGGCACATGGCCCGTCTGTTGGAGTCCAGCCTTCGTACAAACCGGTACAAGACGACCGTGTTCCGCAGAGAGACACTGCGCGTCCTCGACGCCCTGCACGACGCGGGCCTGCGTGCTCTGGCGTTGCACGGCATTGCCGTCGAGTCGCGCCTGTACGGCGGACGCGGCGCACGCCAGTTCAGCGACGCAGACATCCTCCTCGCCCCCGAGGACCACGCCCCGGCCATCACCGTCCTGCACGGGCTCGGCTACCGCGTCGCCCACCACGGCCGGGCGCTCGCACTGACGCTCGACGATCCGATCGTTCCTCGCGTCACCGTCGATCTCACCCAGAGCCTCGCTCACACCAACGACCCGGCTGAGCTTCGCCACTCCCTTGATCGGTCGATCTCCTGGCCGCTGCCTGACGGCTGTAGCCGCCTTGCAGTGCTCTCCGACCTGGACGCGCTGGCCCACCACCTCGCCCGTCTGGCATCGTCGCACCGCTGGTCCGGCTATGCGGACGCGATCCGCAGTTTCCACTCCTGTGGGCCCGACTCCTTTCAACTCCTGGCCTTCGTCCTACCGTCACCCGCCCGCGACGGGTGGGACCAGCTCCGTCGGGAATGGCCGGACTTGCCGGACGATCCCATCGCTGCGCTCCACGACGACGTCACCACGCGGGGGGATCAGCCGTGA
- a CDS encoding ATP-binding protein → MTEPLDEPVLAPGPGAHAPHAVCFTQSRAAVVLHTDWPTAYAHARDTLYSYGRSPYGPAPRHVRLAQSPDLDPEMLQAVFDGSPVQEIGPSLIARVLLLPETGRAYWIPAHNTLIHASTDGARAVASCRDEHAALYWGFRLVRQAMTAQLLAAGAVYAHCAAFNHNGRGVMIAGHRGWGKTTTLLAALRHLGGDYVTNDRLLLHVHGGVLTGHPWPTDLRVGAETLRTLPHLRRLIPDSARDLPSDERQRLHPKIVVQPAQFGQLAPGGIVDDTARPELMIWPRLEPGRPDTVVERVAPTTVAQVLRDTRMFMTDPSGGPSTHINHWLWPTPPDAVTRHDIAVIADYAADLPCYRIRTGGDPKQLAHRIAELLGVAPPDHRARR, encoded by the coding sequence GTGACCGAACCGCTCGACGAACCGGTGCTCGCCCCCGGCCCAGGAGCGCATGCACCACACGCGGTCTGCTTCACCCAGTCCCGCGCCGCCGTCGTTCTGCACACCGACTGGCCCACGGCCTACGCGCACGCCCGCGACACCCTCTATAGCTACGGACGCAGTCCGTACGGACCTGCACCGCGTCATGTGCGGCTCGCCCAATCGCCCGATCTGGACCCGGAAATGCTCCAGGCGGTGTTCGACGGTAGCCCGGTCCAGGAAATAGGCCCGAGTCTCATCGCGCGTGTGCTGTTGCTTCCGGAAACCGGCCGGGCGTACTGGATCCCCGCCCACAACACCCTCATTCACGCGAGCACCGACGGCGCACGGGCCGTGGCCTCCTGCCGCGATGAACACGCTGCGCTGTACTGGGGGTTCCGGCTGGTCCGTCAAGCCATGACCGCCCAACTCCTGGCTGCCGGAGCGGTATACGCGCACTGCGCGGCGTTCAACCACAATGGACGAGGCGTGATGATCGCCGGTCACCGAGGCTGGGGCAAGACCACCACCCTGCTCGCCGCGCTGCGCCACCTTGGCGGCGACTACGTCACCAATGACCGTCTGCTGCTGCACGTACACGGCGGTGTGCTCACTGGGCATCCGTGGCCGACAGACCTGCGGGTCGGCGCCGAGACCCTGCGCACGCTGCCGCACCTGAGGCGTCTGATCCCAGACAGCGCACGTGACCTACCCAGCGACGAACGCCAACGCTTACACCCCAAAATCGTCGTCCAACCAGCCCAGTTCGGCCAACTCGCGCCCGGCGGCATCGTCGACGACACGGCCCGTCCCGAGCTGATGATCTGGCCCCGGTTGGAACCCGGCCGCCCCGACACGGTCGTGGAACGCGTTGCCCCGACCACCGTCGCCCAGGTACTCCGCGACACCCGCATGTTCATGACCGACCCCAGCGGCGGCCCGAGCACGCACATCAACCACTGGCTGTGGCCCACACCGCCAGATGCCGTCACGCGGCACGACATCGCGGTCATCGCCGATTACGCCGCCGACCTGCCCTGCTACCGCATTCGTACCGGCGGCGACCCCAAACAGCTCGCCCACCGCATCGCCGAACTCCTCGGCGTCGCCCCGCCCGACCATCGCGCCCGCCGCTGA
- a CDS encoding dTMP kinase, with protein MLISFEGLPGTGKTTQTALLLKALRADAVQATHLPDLRTVDTDPLGSALLELFTSSNDPFLRHGDVLTDTYLAAAVRTHMDAALLAPALAANNVVVEDRGIHTMHSYSLATLLRDHRAEPRSAVQWLRTVGAFAGRTADHALLLKLPVDEAVRRASHRDRRPYTGEEHAFLHHVDQAYDELAARDARLLPVDLTGLDAEEGHQAVVNALSSRHAWPIAQTGDSAASANVS; from the coding sequence ATGCTGATCAGCTTCGAGGGCCTGCCCGGAACCGGAAAAACCACCCAGACCGCGCTGCTGCTGAAGGCGCTGCGCGCCGACGCCGTACAAGCGACGCACCTGCCGGACCTGCGCACTGTCGACACCGATCCTCTCGGCAGCGCGCTCCTCGAACTGTTCACGTCCTCGAACGACCCGTTTCTGCGCCACGGCGACGTCCTCACCGACACGTACCTCGCAGCCGCCGTCCGCACCCACATGGACGCTGCGCTTCTCGCACCAGCTCTCGCCGCCAACAACGTCGTCGTCGAAGACCGCGGCATTCACACCATGCACTCCTACAGCCTTGCCACCCTTCTGCGCGACCACCGCGCCGAACCCCGATCCGCCGTCCAATGGCTCCGCACGGTCGGAGCATTTGCGGGCCGCACCGCCGACCATGCACTTCTGCTCAAACTCCCCGTAGATGAAGCAGTCCGCCGTGCCAGTCACCGTGACCGCCGCCCCTACACCGGCGAGGAGCACGCCTTCCTCCATCACGTCGACCAGGCGTACGACGAACTCGCCGCCCGCGACGCAAGGCTGCTGCCTGTCGACTTGACCGGCCTGGACGCAGAAGAAGGCCACCAAGCGGTCGTGAACGCACTCTCATCCCGCCATGCCTGGCCCATCGCCCAGACAGGCGACTCCGCCGCCTCGGCAAACGTGTCGTGA